A stretch of the Drosophila sulfurigaster albostrigata strain 15112-1811.04 chromosome 2L, ASM2355843v2, whole genome shotgun sequence genome encodes the following:
- the LOC133850472 gene encoding LOW QUALITY PROTEIN: mucin-2 (The sequence of the model RefSeq protein was modified relative to this genomic sequence to represent the inferred CDS: deleted 2 bases in 1 codon) translates to MRSHYVLACLALLVTVSNAANIRTSVAAVNNQLYRRFVCVNKSDGFRALVPGSCSKYYECQSGLALETVCSYFFDAKIKECVNYNTGCVEVKQTVAPFAVIGSNTAAEPCAETVTTTCASEVTTTPCAPEVTTTPCAPEVTTTPCAPEVTTKTTSCAPEVTTTSCAPEVTTKTTSCAPEVTTTSCAPEVTTKTVTTKATTTCAPEVTTKTTSCAPEVTTTSCAPEVTTKTVTTKATTTTSCAPEVTTTSCAPEVTTKTVTTKATTTCAPEVTTKTVTTKATTTTSCAPEVTTTSCAPEVTTKTVTTKATTTCAPEVTTKTVTTKATTTTSCAPEVTTTSCAPEVTTKTVTTKATTTCAPEVTTKTVTTKATTTTSCAPEVTTTSCAPEVTTKTVTTKATTTCAPEVTTKTVTTKATTTTSCALVTTTSCAPEVTTKTVTTKATTTTSCAPEVTTTSCAPEVTTKTVTTKATTTCAPEVTTKTVTTKATTTTSCAPEVTTTSCAPEVTTKTVTTKATTTCAPEVTTKTVTTKATTTCAPEVTTKTTTPCVEVTTTPCVEVTTTPCVEVTTTPCVEVTTTPCVEVTTTPCVDPTTTPCVDPTTTPCVDPTTTPCVDPTTTPCVEVTTTPCAPVVTTKCPTVASSNKLVHSSQKVRPVAMPNGPLPEVFQQPMHMSSTTSELNMDIYTSYVCRNKPDGFMLASLTSCNNYYICRYGKPLQVSCGSKYFNALKGICDLPENTRCVQPSA, encoded by the exons ATGAGATCCCATTACG TCCTCGCCTGTCTGGCCCTTTTGGTGACCGTCAGCAATGCTGCCAACATCAGAACCTCAGTGGCTGCTGTGAACAATCAGCTATATCGTCGCTTTGTCTGCGTGAATAAATCTGATGGATTCCGCGCTTTGGTGCCCGGAAGCTGCTCCAAGTACTACGAGTGCCAAAGTGGTCTCGCTCTCGAGACTGTCTGTTCGTACTTCTTCGATGCCAAGATCAAGGAATGTGTCAACTACAACACTGGCTGCGTTGAAGTTAAGCAAACAGTCGCGCCGTTCGCCGTCATTGGTAGCAACACTGCTGCTGAACCTTGCGCTGAAACAGTGACCACCACTTGTGCATCCGAAGTAACAACAACTCCTTGCGCTCCCGAAGTAACAACAACTCCTTGCGCTCCCGAAGTAACAACAACTCCTTGCGCTCCCGAAGTAACAACGAAAACCACCTCCTGCGCTCCTGAAGTAACAACAACCTCTTGCGCTCCCGAAGTAACAACGAAAACCACCTCCTGCGCTCCTGAAGTAACAACAACCTCTTGTGCTCCCGAAGTCACAACCAAAACCGTAACCACCAAGGCAACAACCACCTGTGCTCCCGAAGTAACAACGAAAACCACCTCCTGCGCTCCTGAAGTAACAACAACCTCTTGTGCTCCCGAAGTCACAACCAAAACCGTTACCaccaaggcaacaacaaccacctcCTGCGCTCCTGAAGTAACAACAACCTCTTGTGCTCCCGAAGTCACAACGAAAACCGTTACCACCAAGGCAACAACCACCTGTGCTCCTGAAGTCACAACCAAAACCGTAACCaccaaggcaacaacaaccacatccTGCGCTCCTGAAGTAACAACAACCTCTTGTGCTCCCGAAGTCACAACCAAAACCGTAACGACCAAGGCAACAACCACCTGTGCTCCCGAAGTCACAACCAAAACCGTAACGaccaaggcaacaacaaccacatccTGCGCTCCTGAAGTAACAACAACCTCTTGTGCTCCCGAAGTCACAACGAAAACCGTTACCACCAAGGCAACAACCACCTGTGCTCCCGAAGTCACAACCAAAACCGTTACCaccaaggcaacaacaaccacctcCTGCGCTCCTGAAGTAACAACAACCTCTTGTGCTCCCGAAGTCACAACGAAAACCGTAACGACCAAGGCAACAACCACCTGTGCTCCCGAAGTCACAACGAAAACCGTTACCaccaaggcaacaacaaccacctcTTGCGCCCtg gtaacaacaacatcttGTGCTCCCGAAGTCACAACGAAAACCGTTACCaccaaggcaacaacaaccacctcTTGCGCTCCtgaagtaacaacaacatcttGTGCTCCCGAAGTCACAACCAAAACCGTTACCACCAAGGCAACAACCACCTGTGCTCCTGAAGTCACAACGAAAACCGTTACCaccaaggcaacaacaaccacatccTGCGCTCCTGAAGTAACAACAACCTCTTGTGCTCCCGAAGTCACAACCAAAACCGTAACGACCAAGGCAACAACCACCTGTGCTCCCGAAGTCACAACGAAAACCGTAACGACCAAGGCAACAACCACCTGTGCTCCCGAAGTCACTACGAAAACAACCACACCATGTGTTGAGGTAACAACCACACCATGCGTTGAGGTAACAACCACACCATGTGTTGAGGTAACAACCACACCATGCGTTGAGGTAACAACCACACCATGTGTTGAGGTAACAACCACACCATGTGTTGATCCAACAACCACTCCATGTGTTGATCCAACAACCACTCCATGTGTTGATCCAACAACCACTCCATGCGTGGATCCAACAACCACTCCTTGTGTTGAGGTAACAACCACACCATGTGCTCCAGTCGTTACTACAAAATGTCCCACAGTCGCTTCGTCTAACAAGTTGGTGCACTCGTCCCAAAAAGTGCGTCCCGTAGCCATGCCAAATGGTCCTTTGCCAGAAGTTTTCCAACAGCCCATGCACATGTCATCGACAACCAGTGAGCTGAATATGGACATCTATACGAGCTACGTGTGCCGCAATAAGCCCGACGGATTCATGCTGGCTTCCTTGACGAGCTGCAACAACTATTACATCTGTCGCTACGGTAAGCCTCTGCAGGTTAGCTGTGGTTCCAAGTACTTCAATGCCCTGAAGGGCATCTGTGATCTGCCCGAGAATACCCGCTGTGTGCAGCCCTCGGCTTAG